A window of Tautonia plasticadhaerens contains these coding sequences:
- a CDS encoding ISAzo13 family transposase (programmed frameshift) → MRPSPEMIPVLIDAAKALKGSPKRVFMAKTVAAMGRGGQRWAQEHLGWCRETIRKGTHELRSGMTCVDAFSARRRKPAEEHLPRLLDDIRSIADGQSQADPKFQTKGLFTRISAAEVRRQLIATKGYTDEELPTQQTINTKLNLLGYRLSRVAKCRPQKGVPQTDAIFDQLKAVNPEADRARGTLRLSIDAKATVHVGPFSRRGRSRTGTKAADHDFKPVATLTPFGIFLPEHDDLWLYMARSKVTSDFIADRLEQWWEGVRLRFLRVKTLVINLDNGPENHSRRSQFLKRIVAFARKYRLVVQLAYYPPYHSKYNPIERCWGVLEMHWNGSLLDSVEAVLGFARSMTWKRKHPVVSLVETTYAKGVRLKPEEMEALEAEVIRLPSLEKWFVKIPRKRGRPRKT, encoded by the exons ATGCGGCCCAGCCCCGAGATGATCCCCGTCCTCATCGATGCCGCCAAGGCCCTCAAGGGCAGTCCGAAGCGAGTCTTCATGGCCAAGACCGTCGCAGCGATGGGGCGGGGTGGACAACGCTGGGCCCAGGAGCATCTCGGCTGGTGCCGGGAGACCATCCGCAAGGGCACGCACGAACTCCGCTCGGGCATGACCTGCGTGGACGCCTTCTCGGCCCGCCGTCGCAAGCCCGCCGAGGAGCACTTGCCCCGACTCCTCGATGACATCCGCAGCATCGCCGACGGGCAGAGCCAGGCCGACCCCAAGTTCCAGACCAAGGGGCTCTTCACCCGGATCAGTGCCGCCGAGGTCCGACGCCAGTTGATCGCCACGAAGGGCTACACCGACGAGGAGTTGCCCACCCAGCAGACCATCAACACCAAGCTGAACCTGCTGGGCTATCGCCTCTCCAGGGTGGCCAAGTGCCGCCCCCAAAAAG GAGTCCCGCAGACCGATGCCATCTTCGATCAACTGAAGGCGGTCAACCCCGAGGCGGATCGGGCCAGGGGCACCCTGCGGCTCTCGATCGACGCCAAGGCGACGGTGCATGTCGGCCCCTTCTCACGGCGGGGCCGGAGCCGGACCGGCACGAAGGCGGCGGATCACGACTTCAAGCCCGTGGCGACGCTGACCCCCTTCGGCATCTTCCTGCCCGAGCACGACGACCTGTGGCTGTACATGGCCCGGTCGAAGGTCACCAGCGACTTCATCGCCGATCGCCTGGAGCAATGGTGGGAGGGCGTCCGCCTGCGGTTCCTGCGGGTCAAGACGCTGGTGATCAACCTGGACAACGGCCCGGAGAACCACAGCCGGCGGAGCCAGTTCCTCAAGCGGATCGTGGCCTTCGCCCGCAAGTATCGCCTGGTGGTGCAGTTGGCGTACTACCCGCCGTACCACAGCAAGTACAACCCGATCGAGCGGTGCTGGGGCGTGCTGGAGATGCACTGGAACGGGTCGCTGCTGGACTCGGTGGAGGCGGTGTTGGGATTCGCCCGATCGATGACCTGGAAGCGGAAGCACCCGGTGGTCAGCCTGGTGGAGACGACCTACGCCAAGGGGGTCAGGCTGAAGCCCGAGGAGATGGAGGCGTTGGAGGCCGAGGTGATCCGCCTGCCGTCGCTTGAGAAGTGGTTCGTGAAGATCCCTCGTAAGCGAGGCAGGCCACGGAAGACGTAG
- a CDS encoding IS630 family transposase (programmed frameshift), producing the protein MKKYIVTLTADERQALLDLISAGKASALKLAHARILLKADAAEGGPAWPDDRIAEAVEVSVATIERVRQRFVEQGLEAALVRKTQARPSRQRALDGRAEAKLIALACSEPPDGRKAWTMRLLADKLVELEIVPSISDETVRRSLKKGELRPHLKQQWCIPPEANAEFVAAMEDVLEVYHRPYDETRPLVCLDEASKQLIGETVVPIPAAPGRLERFDHEYVRNGTANLFMVTMPLLGWRAVHVTERRTALDFAEVVRWLVEEVHEEAEKVVLVMDNLNTHKIASLYEAFPPERARRIAGKLEIHHTPKHGSWLNMAEIELSVLARQCLDRRIGSSEELKREVAAWEEDRNERMVGIRWQFTTADARIKLHRLYPATQ; encoded by the exons ATGAAGAAGTACATCGTGACGCTCACCGCCGACGAACGCCAGGCCCTCCTCGATCTCATCTCCGCCGGCAAGGCCTCCGCTCTGAAACTGGCCCATGCCCGCATCCTCCTCAAGGCTGATGCCGCCGAGGGCGGGCCCGCCTGGCCCGACGACCGCATCGCCGAGGCCGTCGAGGTCTCTGTCGCCACCATCGAGCGGGTCCGCCAGCGGTTCGTCGAGCAGGGCCTGGAGGCCGCCCTGGTCCGCAAGACGCAGGCCCGTCCCAGCCGCCAGCGGGCCCTCGACGGCCGGGCCGAGGCGAAGTTGATCGCCCTGGCCTGCTCGGAGCCCCCCGACGGCCGCAAGGCCTGGACGATGCGATTGCTGGCCGACAAGCTCGTCGAGTTGGAGATCGTCCCCTCGATCTCCGACGAGACGGTGCGCCGCTCTTTGAAAAAAG GCGAACTGAGGCCGCATCTGAAGCAGCAGTGGTGCATCCCGCCGGAGGCGAACGCCGAGTTCGTGGCGGCGATGGAGGACGTGCTGGAGGTCTACCACCGGCCCTACGACGAGACGCGACCGCTGGTCTGCCTCGACGAGGCGAGCAAGCAACTGATCGGCGAGACGGTCGTGCCGATCCCGGCAGCGCCAGGGCGGCTCGAGCGGTTCGATCACGAATACGTCCGCAACGGGACGGCCAACCTGTTCATGGTGACGATGCCGCTGCTGGGGTGGCGTGCGGTCCACGTCACCGAGCGTCGGACGGCGTTGGACTTCGCCGAGGTGGTGCGTTGGCTGGTGGAGGAGGTGCACGAGGAGGCGGAGAAGGTCGTGCTGGTGATGGACAACCTGAACACGCACAAGATCGCCTCGCTGTACGAGGCGTTCCCGCCGGAGCGGGCCCGTCGGATCGCCGGGAAGTTGGAGATCCACCACACGCCGAAGCACGGGAGTTGGCTGAACATGGCGGAGATCGAGCTGTCGGTGCTGGCGAGGCAGTGCCTGGACCGGCGGATCGGGTCGAGCGAGGAACTGAAGCGGGAGGTCGCGGCGTGGGAGGAGGACCGCAACGAGCGGATGGTGGGCATTCGGTGGCAGTTCACCACGGCGGATGCCCGGATCAAACTGCACCGACTATACCCGGCAACTCAATAG
- a CDS encoding LVIVD repeat-containing protein: protein MDLKSLRTPFGKPRFEIIEDQLHQNSMVEPGLSWRVVQTADTTTPGNRDYNQKSHLSKTVRFEENRIVWGDLPGNDEDACPHSSANMSCQACHSSWNPSCYGCHLPQRANMKMPELHNAGDVSRNYVSYNWQTLRDDTFMLARDGDVTGNRINPSRSSCAIHVTSYNAQREAIYIQQQTISSEGLSGIAFSTNVPHTVRGGPPIDPATGRPLNPANYLPGRGETKQCTDCHVSRNDDNNAIMAQLLMQGTNFMNFMGRYAWVAAGVHGLFAIEVTERDEPQTVIGSTMHEIVYPDRYKDHLDESRKLVVAHEHPGRDVGENLDPRHARPEVLDLQARGEFLYAACGSNGLRIFDIAFIDNKGFAERILTAPFSPLGQRFFVRTEYATCVTAPTTLAPDPTRHHFPENREPSISATYGYLYVGDKYEGIIVVGASSLLDGNPLNNFLKRELTYNPNGILCGTRKITFFGTYA, encoded by the coding sequence ATGGACCTGAAATCGCTCCGGACGCCATTCGGGAAGCCTCGTTTCGAGATCATCGAGGATCAGCTTCATCAGAACTCGATGGTCGAACCAGGTTTGAGTTGGCGGGTCGTCCAGACTGCCGACACGACAACCCCCGGCAATCGCGATTACAACCAGAAATCCCATCTCTCGAAGACCGTCCGCTTCGAGGAAAACCGGATTGTCTGGGGTGATCTCCCGGGGAATGACGAGGACGCGTGCCCTCATTCGAGCGCCAACATGAGTTGCCAGGCATGCCATTCGTCCTGGAACCCAAGTTGCTACGGCTGCCACCTGCCTCAACGTGCCAACATGAAAATGCCCGAGTTGCACAACGCGGGCGATGTATCGCGGAATTACGTTTCGTACAATTGGCAGACGCTCCGGGACGACACATTCATGCTAGCCCGAGACGGAGACGTTACCGGGAATCGAATCAATCCGTCCCGCTCTTCATGTGCAATCCATGTGACTTCGTACAATGCGCAACGAGAGGCGATCTATATTCAGCAGCAGACCATCTCCTCGGAGGGGCTCAGCGGAATCGCATTCAGCACGAACGTCCCGCACACTGTTCGGGGAGGACCGCCGATCGACCCGGCCACTGGCCGTCCCCTGAACCCGGCCAACTACCTTCCCGGTCGGGGAGAGACAAAGCAATGCACAGATTGTCACGTATCTCGAAACGATGATAATAACGCGATAATGGCGCAGCTCCTCATGCAGGGCACCAATTTTATGAACTTCATGGGTCGTTACGCCTGGGTGGCCGCCGGAGTTCACGGTCTCTTCGCGATCGAGGTTACCGAGCGGGACGAGCCCCAGACCGTCATCGGCAGCACGATGCATGAGATCGTCTACCCCGATCGGTACAAGGACCACCTCGATGAGAGCCGAAAACTCGTTGTCGCACACGAGCACCCTGGACGGGACGTCGGCGAAAACCTCGATCCCAGGCATGCTCGACCTGAAGTGCTCGACCTTCAGGCACGGGGAGAATTTCTTTACGCCGCTTGCGGGTCGAACGGGCTTCGAATCTTCGACATTGCGTTCATCGACAACAAGGGATTCGCGGAGCGAATCCTCACCGCCCCGTTCTCACCTCTCGGCCAGCGATTCTTCGTCCGGACCGAGTACGCCACATGCGTGACCGCCCCGACGACTCTCGCACCGGACCCGACCCGACACCACTTCCCCGAAAATCGAGAGCCATCAATTTCTGCGACATATGGCTATCTCTACGTTGGCGACAAGTATGAAGGGATCATTGTCGTCGGTGCCTCGTCCCTGCTCGATGGCAATCCCCTGAATAATTTCCTCAAGCGGGAACTGACATATAATCCCAACGGCATCCTCTGTGGCACACGAAAAATTACTTTTTTTGGCACTTACGCTTAG
- a CDS encoding IS701 family transposase — MSKTYTPELDPEALSRLDAYAARFRDAFALDRPARWCPVYLRGLITDGERKSIEPLSRRVPLPPELAVKDPEQALQQFVSQSPWDEQAAWKRYRAVMAECFADPAGIFVIDDTTFPKQGKHSVGVQRQHCGALGKKANCQCAVSVHYVSPKGHCPLDLRLYLPESWLGDEARLDRAGVPEPERRMLTKGQIALELLDRVRGEGLPGQLVLADAGYGVSGPSRAGLAERGLHYIVGVTDELVVFTEEPRWIEPTAATGGRPQKRPRLAEGSPRPVSLRELASRTPRRKVTWREGT; from the coding sequence ATGAGCAAGACCTACACCCCCGAACTCGACCCCGAGGCCCTCTCACGCCTCGACGCCTACGCCGCCCGCTTCCGCGACGCCTTCGCCCTCGATCGGCCCGCCCGCTGGTGCCCGGTCTATCTCCGCGGCCTGATCACCGACGGCGAGCGCAAGAGCATCGAGCCGCTCTCCCGACGCGTCCCCCTGCCGCCCGAGCTGGCCGTCAAGGACCCCGAGCAGGCGCTGCAGCAGTTCGTCAGCCAGAGCCCCTGGGACGAGCAGGCGGCCTGGAAGCGCTACAGGGCCGTCATGGCCGAGTGCTTCGCCGACCCGGCCGGCATCTTCGTCATCGACGACACGACCTTCCCCAAGCAGGGCAAGCACTCCGTCGGGGTGCAGCGTCAGCACTGCGGCGCGCTGGGCAAGAAGGCCAACTGCCAGTGCGCCGTCTCGGTGCACTACGTCAGCCCGAAGGGGCACTGCCCGCTCGACCTGCGGCTGTACCTGCCGGAGAGCTGGCTGGGGGACGAGGCGCGCCTCGACCGGGCGGGCGTGCCCGAGCCGGAGCGGCGGATGCTGACCAAGGGGCAGATCGCCTTGGAGCTGCTGGACCGGGTCCGTGGCGAGGGGCTGCCGGGGCAGCTGGTGCTGGCCGACGCCGGCTACGGCGTCTCCGGGCCGTCCCGCGCCGGCCTGGCCGAGCGTGGCCTGCACTATATCGTCGGCGTCACCGACGAGTTGGTGGTCTTCACCGAGGAGCCCCGGTGGATCGAGCCGACGGCCGCGACGGGCGGCCGCCCGCAGAAGCGGCCCCGCCTGGCCGAGGGATCCCCCCGGCCGGTCAGCCTGAGGGAGCTGGCCTCGCGGACGCCGCGGCGGAAGGTCACCTGGCGCGAAGGGACGTAG
- a CDS encoding transposase, whose amino-acid sequence MSGRFAWLRVWPGHGWATGDCAGEEPLWLLIEEQADGKLKYAFSDLPAGTSRLRAVRLWRSRWPVEQGYQQMKEELGLDHFEGRSWRGFHHHACLVMLAYGFLALEQRRARRGRPRPGKRGGAEVR is encoded by the coding sequence ATGTCGGGCCGCTTCGCCTGGCTGCGGGTCTGGCCGGGGCACGGCTGGGCCACCGGCGACTGTGCCGGCGAGGAGCCGCTCTGGCTGCTGATCGAGGAGCAGGCCGACGGCAAGCTCAAGTACGCCTTCAGCGACCTGCCGGCGGGCACCAGCCGCCTGCGGGCAGTGCGGCTGTGGCGGAGCCGCTGGCCGGTGGAGCAGGGCTACCAGCAGATGAAGGAGGAACTCGGGCTGGACCACTTCGAGGGCCGCTCCTGGCGCGGGTTCCACCACCACGCCTGCCTGGTGATGCTGGCCTACGGCTTCCTGGCACTCGAGCAGCGGCGAGCCCGCCGGGGTCGACCCCGGCCGGGCAAAAGGGGGGGCGCCGAGGTCCGGTGA
- a CDS encoding IS5 family transposase translates to MASAHMPDEFFDLVAHHLPPEPAIGPYGGRPPIGHRVALRVIWFVLATGNRWEDVPQELGCSGRTAHRRLRAWEEAGIWDRLHADLLRLLRKAGKLETDTVVVDGVTVRASGGGEATGPSPVDRSRKGTKHTVMVSRTGVPLAIRTAGANESDHRQIIPLVLDFPSVAGKPGRPKQLPDDLYADRGYDSEGTRALLRWMGIEPHIAKRRTPHGSGLGKVRWVVERTIGWIKGLRRMRVRYDRLGVIQDAWTTLAACVICFRILHQDVM, encoded by the coding sequence ATGGCGAGCGCCCACATGCCGGACGAGTTCTTCGATCTGGTTGCCCACCACCTGCCGCCGGAACCGGCCATCGGCCCCTACGGCGGGCGTCCGCCGATCGGGCACCGGGTCGCCCTGCGTGTCATCTGGTTCGTCCTGGCCACCGGCAATCGCTGGGAGGATGTCCCGCAGGAACTCGGCTGCTCAGGTCGCACCGCCCATCGCCGGCTGCGGGCCTGGGAGGAGGCCGGCATCTGGGACCGCCTCCATGCCGACCTGCTGAGGCTGCTCCGCAAGGCTGGCAAGCTGGAGACCGACACGGTGGTCGTCGACGGCGTGACGGTGCGGGCCTCCGGCGGCGGCGAGGCGACCGGCCCGAGCCCCGTCGACCGCAGCAGGAAGGGCACGAAGCACACGGTGATGGTCAGTCGCACCGGAGTGCCGCTGGCGATCCGCACCGCCGGGGCCAACGAGAGCGACCACCGCCAGATCATCCCGCTGGTGCTCGACTTCCCGAGCGTCGCCGGCAAACCGGGCAGGCCGAAGCAGTTGCCGGATGACCTGTATGCCGACCGGGGCTACGACAGCGAGGGGACGAGGGCGTTACTGCGTTGGATGGGCATCGAGCCGCACATCGCCAAGCGTCGGACACCGCACGGCAGCGGGCTGGGCAAGGTCCGCTGGGTGGTGGAGCGGACGATCGGCTGGATCAAGGGCCTGCGGCGGATGCGGGTGCGGTACGACCGGCTGGGGGTGATCCAGGACGCCTGGACGACCCTGGCGGCCTGTGTCATCTGCTTCCGTATCCTCCACCAGGATGTGATGTGA
- a CDS encoding LVIVD repeat-containing protein, which yields MPHGFVRASYVCCDTGIAIVDFANPLQPRVVTVLGADVVKRPTDFQAQFRYGFACDEDGIKTFDLTVPTRPTLISVLPVAEAYKIFLVRTYAYVAAGKQGLVIVDIERPRQLFIDQIFDAEGEIDDLRDVKIAITYNSLFAYLADGENGLRVVQLTSPKTPGNDGFSPRPTPQLIATHELTEGGHALVINDTLDRDRAVDESGNQLSVFGRIGARPLELDEQRRLYLRNELLYMLTDDPIDFGQPRPRFPRDLSKPRSKK from the coding sequence ATGCCACACGGTTTTGTCAGGGCTTCTTACGTATGCTGCGATACGGGGATCGCGATCGTCGATTTCGCCAATCCGCTGCAACCGAGGGTCGTCACCGTCCTCGGAGCGGATGTGGTAAAGCGACCGACCGACTTCCAGGCCCAGTTTCGATACGGCTTCGCCTGCGATGAGGACGGGATAAAGACCTTCGACCTCACGGTCCCGACCCGGCCGACTCTTATCAGCGTTTTGCCGGTCGCTGAGGCATATAAAATATTCCTCGTTCGGACATACGCCTATGTCGCTGCCGGAAAACAGGGATTAGTCATAGTCGATATCGAACGGCCTCGACAGCTCTTCATCGATCAAATTTTTGATGCAGAGGGTGAAATTGATGACCTGCGCGACGTTAAGATCGCAATTACATACAACAGTCTGTTCGCGTACCTCGCCGATGGAGAGAACGGTCTTCGAGTGGTCCAGCTGACCTCGCCGAAGACTCCAGGGAATGACGGTTTCAGCCCGAGGCCGACTCCTCAGTTAATCGCCACTCATGAATTGACCGAGGGGGGACATGCCCTGGTGATCAACGACACTTTGGATCGGGACAGGGCCGTCGACGAGAGCGGCAATCAACTCTCGGTATTCGGCCGAATCGGCGCCCGGCCACTCGAACTGGACGAGCAACGTCGACTCTACCTGCGCAACGAGCTGCTGTACATGCTGACCGACGACCCCATCGATTTTGGACAACCTCGTCCTCGATTCCCGCGGGACTTGTCCAAGCCCCGTTCCAAGAAATGA
- a CDS encoding multiheme c-type cytochrome: MPRSRRACCGCPPSPTSGHRVWFTTRWTVYPGSGAGARPQSLPDCYRSARWPWGTTMKCAIRARLGLAVASIVSLSPPGNALAQEASSRSDQFMRIEGTYYGANSCFQCHKQPTRLNYNRGDLDWCLLTEYSTWRTVDKHSMAYAVLEGPRGEGIGAKLRVEVTRPESGCLSCHAQNFPTQQLGPDFSHTDGVNCEVCHGPSGGTDGGWFGPHQTSDWRRRTPEEKAELGLWNLRDPEFQAQLYLSCHVGNAELGRVVSHPMYAAGHPPLPSIDVARFVKNLPQHWRDKDDVPWWRDAPEAIRQANGIEEAKRYGAELSMVGNVVALRESMNLLADRADLSNTAPMTLSAWPEIALNESIRNNPRFENAEEYPKLALTRWPEIALTHSDCLACHHDLRYPGWRQRRGFAFAPGRPMPRTFPIALIELNIDQFGDEVDRDKFHDRLCTLNEAFSSRPFGRPDEVRDAARGLAGWADSFNERRMSKASFDQDSVERLLRRLCELNQDSILDYDTARQVASALQIIYRDWDDGRDEQASTHDQIEKILMSWDVGLNLGRYPGSDARDALSHMILRNLAMDEELGGFGDWLPVTLDYSKAPESYWEASRQNPILMAFGPLLDPNQLRDAYMSDGFKESLQHINNEGLKITLSTANTYDPYQFREEIRSLMILIP; the protein is encoded by the coding sequence ATGCCACGATCTCGTCGAGCTTGCTGCGGGTGCCCGCCATCGCCGACCTCCGGCCACCGGGTCTGGTTCACGACACGGTGGACGGTATACCCGGGCAGCGGGGCGGGCGCAAGGCCGCAGAGCTTGCCGGATTGTTATAGAAGTGCGCGCTGGCCCTGGGGAACAACCATGAAATGCGCGATTCGAGCGCGCCTGGGGCTGGCGGTCGCCTCGATCGTCTCCCTGAGCCCCCCGGGGAACGCCCTGGCTCAGGAGGCCTCATCCCGATCGGATCAATTTATGAGGATCGAAGGCACATACTATGGTGCCAATTCATGCTTCCAATGCCACAAGCAGCCAACACGATTGAATTATAATCGGGGGGACCTCGACTGGTGCCTCCTGACTGAGTACTCGACGTGGAGAACGGTCGACAAACATTCGATGGCCTATGCGGTCCTTGAAGGACCTCGTGGCGAGGGGATTGGGGCCAAACTGAGGGTGGAGGTGACCCGGCCAGAGTCCGGTTGCCTCTCTTGCCATGCGCAAAATTTCCCCACGCAACAACTCGGGCCGGATTTCAGCCACACGGATGGGGTGAACTGCGAGGTATGCCACGGGCCTTCGGGTGGTACCGACGGTGGATGGTTTGGCCCACATCAGACCTCCGATTGGAGACGGAGGACTCCCGAGGAGAAGGCTGAACTCGGCCTCTGGAATCTCCGAGACCCTGAATTCCAGGCGCAGCTCTATCTGTCGTGCCACGTCGGGAACGCGGAACTCGGTCGAGTCGTCTCCCATCCGATGTATGCCGCAGGTCACCCGCCGCTGCCGAGTATTGATGTCGCCCGGTTCGTCAAGAACCTGCCACAGCACTGGCGTGACAAGGACGACGTCCCGTGGTGGCGAGACGCCCCAGAAGCGATCCGTCAGGCCAATGGCATCGAGGAGGCCAAGCGTTACGGGGCAGAGCTCTCGATGGTCGGGAATGTCGTCGCCCTCCGGGAATCGATGAATTTGCTCGCCGACCGGGCCGACCTGAGCAACACGGCACCGATGACTCTCTCTGCCTGGCCTGAGATCGCCTTGAACGAGAGCATCCGGAACAATCCGCGCTTTGAGAATGCCGAGGAGTATCCGAAGTTAGCACTCACTCGGTGGCCAGAGATAGCATTGACACATTCAGACTGCCTCGCATGCCACCATGACCTCCGCTATCCGGGATGGCGACAGCGTCGAGGATTCGCCTTCGCCCCTGGACGACCCATGCCAAGGACCTTTCCCATCGCGCTAATCGAACTGAATATCGATCAGTTTGGCGATGAGGTAGATCGAGATAAATTCCATGACCGACTTTGCACGTTAAACGAGGCATTCAGTTCACGCCCATTTGGCAGGCCGGATGAGGTTCGAGACGCAGCAAGGGGTCTCGCCGGATGGGCTGACTCATTCAACGAGCGTCGCATGAGCAAGGCCTCCTTCGATCAGGACTCGGTGGAGAGATTGCTCCGTCGACTCTGCGAGTTGAACCAGGACTCGATACTCGACTACGACACCGCCCGCCAGGTTGCCTCGGCCCTCCAAATTATCTATCGGGATTGGGATGATGGACGCGATGAGCAAGCCTCTACGCATGATCAGATCGAAAAGATCCTCATGTCCTGGGATGTAGGATTGAACCTTGGTCGATATCCAGGGTCCGATGCCCGTGATGCGCTCTCGCACATGATCCTTCGGAATCTGGCAATGGATGAGGAACTGGGGGGATTCGGAGATTGGTTGCCCGTGACACTCGATTACTCAAAAGCACCGGAAAGCTACTGGGAAGCCTCCCGGCAGAATCCGATCCTGATGGCATTCGGTCCGCTGCTTGACCCCAATCAACTAAGAGACGCGTATATGTCGGATGGATTCAAGGAATCTCTCCAACACATCAACAATGAAGGGCTCAAGATAACGTTGAGTACTGCGAACACTTATGATCCATACCAGTTCCGCGAGGAAATTCGCTCGTTGATGATCCTCATTCCATAG
- a CDS encoding ISAs1 family transposase: MAGTRSKLDEIVASFAMLEDPRSHINRRHPLPSVLVIAVLAVLAGAAGPTAIARWAKLKEGLLMDLLDLPRGIPGKDVLRRILMTLKPAAFEAAFNAWIARLRDEAIATTGVDRPVVAIDGKTARRSRDAKEGLGPLHIVTAWAGEYGLALGQEVCGEKSNEITAIPELLRRIDVRGGVVTIDAMGAQKVIAEEVVRGKADYVLALKGNHEALHRAVIEHIDEQLEGDLKGAEELTTSERGHGREEHRTYLHLPAPAALPGRAEWKGLRSVGVVTSRRVKGGEESIEIRYYLISLPVDAEQFARAVRGHWSVENACHWSLDVTFREDDSRVRQRVLGANITWLYRFTLSLLKQHPDRRQSLAMKRRGCGWSDTFLMEVIAALTC, translated from the coding sequence ATGGCGGGCACCCGCAGCAAGCTCGACGAGATCGTGGCATCGTTCGCGATGCTGGAAGATCCCCGCTCCCACATCAACCGCCGGCATCCGCTGCCCAGCGTCCTGGTCATCGCTGTCTTGGCCGTCCTCGCCGGCGCCGCCGGGCCCACCGCCATCGCCCGCTGGGCGAAGCTCAAAGAGGGGCTCCTGATGGACCTCCTCGACCTGCCGCGCGGCATCCCCGGCAAGGATGTCCTCCGCCGCATCCTGATGACGCTCAAGCCCGCGGCCTTCGAGGCCGCCTTCAACGCCTGGATCGCCCGCCTCCGCGACGAGGCCATCGCCACGACCGGCGTCGATCGGCCGGTCGTCGCCATCGACGGCAAGACGGCCCGCCGCAGCCGCGACGCGAAGGAGGGCCTCGGCCCGCTGCACATCGTCACCGCCTGGGCCGGCGAGTACGGCCTGGCGCTGGGACAGGAGGTGTGCGGCGAGAAGTCGAACGAGATCACGGCCATCCCCGAGCTGCTGAGGCGGATCGACGTCCGCGGCGGGGTAGTGACGATCGACGCGATGGGGGCGCAGAAGGTGATCGCCGAGGAGGTAGTCCGCGGCAAGGCCGACTACGTGTTGGCCCTGAAGGGGAACCACGAGGCGCTGCATCGGGCGGTCATCGAGCACATCGACGAACAGCTGGAGGGGGATCTCAAGGGGGCCGAGGAGCTGACGACGAGCGAGCGCGGGCACGGTCGCGAGGAGCACCGGACCTACCTGCACCTGCCAGCGCCGGCGGCCCTGCCCGGCCGGGCGGAGTGGAAGGGGCTGAGGTCGGTCGGCGTCGTGACGTCGCGGCGGGTGAAGGGAGGCGAAGAGAGCATTGAGATTCGCTACTACCTCATCAGCCTGCCGGTGGACGCGGAGCAGTTCGCCCGCGCGGTGCGGGGCCACTGGTCCGTGGAGAACGCGTGCCATTGGTCGCTCGACGTGACGTTCCGGGAGGATGACTCGCGGGTCCGCCAGCGGGTGCTGGGGGCGAACATCACCTGGCTGTATCGCTTCACATTGTCGCTCCTCAAGCAGCACCCCGACCGGCGACAGAGCCTGGCCATGAAGCGCCGCGGCTGCGGCTGGAGCGACACGTTTCTGATGGAAGTCATTGCTGCGTTAACATGTTAG